In Cryptococcus neoformans var. neoformans B-3501A chromosome 3, whole genome shotgun sequence, the DNA window TCGTGACGTCCGTGCGCGTCAAGGAAAGGAACCACAAACAATGAGATCGCCGCCCAATAAGAACGTCACATAACGCCAGCATACCAGTGGGAAAAGGGAGTCGTCAAAGGATATCGCTCAGTCAGCAAAGTtctttggaagaaggcacAAACAGAGCAAAAAACAAGGAGGTAGTAATAGCCACTGCCGAATGGCACCATTTCAACGGACCCTCCACGACATCCGCTTCCAAAGGGCTCTGAATGTCAAAGCAGTCTTtgacaagaagattgaCAACGGCGAGGCCCGTCAAGATGACACAAGGAAGACTGATATTCGTCGCCGTTTCGACAGTACACGAAGAAAAAGTGTTTGCACTCACCCAGGATTTATGCTAGGGGCAGATGGGCTAAGAGAATAGGGGTAAGAAAGAGCGACTAGAtcgaagagagaggatggatgggaaggtAAAGgtgaggaaagaagaagcaaaaaggaaacaagaaggaaaaataGGAATGCCACGGCGGCGCGATGTACCAGTACGGTGCGTGACAGCTGTGAGAGAAAGGGTTGAGGGTTCGTTGCTTTTCTCTCCGTCTGTCCTTGGCGGCCTCGATAATAATCAGACGCGACCAGACTCAGCCCTGGCTTCACCAAGCTTGGCTCTCCGCCACAGTTATTGGTCTCACATAATGCTGCATACTATAAATCTGCCACTTTGGACaaaggatgatgagtaGGCTACCCAGTCCAAGGTATTGTATTCGGAGAGAGATGCGATTATTTGAAGATGTTCTTATTGAAGTCAAGCGGACATGCACAAATGCAGATCCATGGACGCAGTCCGTCTTCCATGTTTATAACTTGAACTGGGTCCGGTGTGCTGCCAGTGTAAGTCGCACAAACTTGGAAAAAGAGGCGCGTCCCGCAATCACCCTCAGGGGCCATGCGAAATTCAGTCTGTGGGACCTGACTAAACCCTTGAGCGAGATTTTTAGAGTTTCCGAAGTTAACACATATCCCATCACATAGACCATACGACCATACTTATTTTAAATTAACTTCAAAAATTTGAATTCCCCCAATAAATTCAATGGTGTCCATTTCATATTTACTAATTATCTATGTTTTTTTCGTAATAATTTCCTAATTAAACTTAAGTAAGAAGATCCGAACAAACTCCTCTCCTCATATCCAACGGCTCGcttctcatctcctcctgcaGCCTCCGATTACCAGAAATATCCCCGCTCCCCTACAAGCTACTCTCCCCCTCACTCCTCAATAAATACTAAAAGTTCGCATTGCCAAGTCGAAAGTGATCGTTACGTAGTACGTACtgtagtagtagtagttCGGCGGCTTGATTTAATTTTTACTTCTGTGCCAGTATGTGCCCCTCTATGCTATGTACTGCAATGTGAAGCAACACTGGATTCATAAATGAGCTCATCAAGAGCTGTGTCCCATCAAACTTTTATTCTTGAATCCGACGTTAAATTGTAGTAAAGAGCTAGCAAAATAATGTCAGGTAGGATCGgcgagagaaaaaaaacgTAATTAGCTCACTTGATATCCTTCACCCAGCCACTTTCATTGCCGGATCTTTCTACGCAAGGGATTGGAAAGGGCGATCTGGAGATTATGACGGATTCCTTTGCATTCAACAGGCATACTCCCTTCCCATCTATAGAGAGTTCAGCAGGGGATCTCGCGAGAGGAGATATCTAAGGAACGTATAGTCAGTGAACTTATCAAGCATGATGGAGAAATACGCACCTCCAGTCTGACCTCGCCACGACCGGGGAGAATTACTGTACGAAAACTCAAGGATCGTGGGGCTATAGGAgtgagaagaaaggcaTCCGTTTCCGGGTGAGATATAGGGCCTCCTGCAGATAAAGAGTACGCAGTCGATCCAGTCGGAGTGGAAAGCAGGATACCGTCAGCCTACGTCGAGGGTAAGTTTGACAAAGTGGATAACAAAAATGGAGTGAACTTACAACGGCCTCAGTCAGATGCTGTCCGTCAAAGTAGGTGTCCACCACAGTGAGATGCGTATTGCGGCCTCGATGCAGAGCAACTTCATTCATAACCTGCCATCCCGCTTCACTCACTATGGCGACATTAGCTTGCTATTGACGAGTTGAGGTCATTTGTTCAGCACTCACCATTCTCAGTACATCGGTTCAATGGGTCTCCATCGACAGCAATAGGTTTACATGCTAGCCGCATTCTGTTTAACACTGATACAGGGCCTTTGAGGGTATTCTCCAGAGCCGTTGACAAAGCACTGATATCTACCCAACTCGTCAGTACGTGCTTCTCAGGCCAGTAATGTGAGAAACATACGAAATGGTAACAAGAAACCCAGAGATCCCATAGAGAAGCTTAGAACTGGAGGGCATTCACCTTGAGAAAAAAGGTTAGAGACGTGTAATATCGTACCGTCTCCGCCTAAAGTTAGGACTAGAGATGTATGAAGAGGCAATAATGCCTGATCGCCTGGTGACGCAACAATCAGATTGTCAAATGAGGGATGATCCATGGCAGTATGTGGTTCCACTATGAGTCTGAGGTGAGGATAGTGTTCTTGAATGTGACTGAACATGGCATGTCAAAATTCCACACTGCGTGTCTGTTCTCCCCTACCTACCTCAGGATGAAACCCATAGCAGCTGTTGTACGAGGatcatttcttttttgtattagaagaagagttgtCGGCTCAGTGGTCCATTTTTTAAGTTGATGACTACAATCGCCAATTAGTCATTTGTAGCTCCAGCTTGAATTGACACACGCTGCAGGGGGAAACTTTGCTGCACCCATGGCAGACGAATCTCCGATCAAAGGCTCACATGGTACTAGTCTTGGTTTACTGACGTTGACAAGTGCATTAGTTTGGCTTTAAGAGGTCACTTTAGGCTAGGCTCACCTCGTCAACTGAGACGGTGGGGATACTGGGAGGTCTCGTAGATAATGGATGCTACGGCGGCTTTCCCGAAGGTAGAGCGCACTTTGCCTCGGGCTTCGCAATAGCTTGAGCATGGcagaaagatgaaagatggaTTAGACCTCTGTGTTCCACCTTACGGAATCTGAGATCAGTCTGAATATCAGCTCAATTGCTTTCTGtgttttgttttcttcttgctctaCCCGACTGACATATCGTAAATATACGTATACGTACGTAGGACGAGCCTTTATTTTGTTGCCGTTGATATATTATTATGGTTCGCTCTGTGTTTctatgacgatgatgatgagtgaTATTGCAGTGGTaacattattattattaaaGATGTTTTTTTGATACTGTAAAGCAGGTATCAAAATAGGCTCGCGTTAGTCTGTGTGCTTAATCTTTGCCCAAGTTGATTCCCATTTTCCCATTACATTTATTATTTTAGTGGTTAATTATGTACAGCAACGAATAGTGGTAGAGTTGCGTGCAGTATCGAAAATTATGAAAACAAAGCAGCCTTAACTGAATAAGGCCGAATATTCCGTTCCCCTCCCAATGAGAATAAATAATCCTCCTCAAAATTGTCCATTAAACCAATCCTTCGTTCTATCTGTTATTATCATAATATCGTCCTCCCATCTCTGTCTCACCCAAGTCCCTTTTGAGGATCTCGCACCATTGATCTGCATCAACCTCTGCAACTCAAAGCCACCATTGAAGGCGATATGCCCAAGCTTCCCAACGCGAAACAGAGCTACGAACGTGAATTCATGAGCAAATTCGTTTTCCTGAGATAAAGACAAATTCTGTCAAGAGTCATGCCTTGAGATTTGTgtatgatgatggcaaAGACTAGTTGACGAGGATCTGAATGCTATTACAGGCAAATCCATTATATCATGGAGGTGATTGGAAACGCAATGGTGGTTCAAGACATTCCATACCCGCTTCCTCACAAAAATCTCCCAAATGGGTTGCCTAGAATGGGGAAGGATATATAAGTAAAGATTCTTTTTCGTATATGGAAGATCTCATCGGGATCCATTCCATATTGTTGTAGTCATTAAAATTTGTCCTTCATAAATAAGAGGCTGTCCAACGCTTACACTTCCCTTCCCTAGTGACATCTGAACCAAATCATCGCTCGTTGCACGTGATGCATGTACCTACCGTTATCTTGCTCTGAAAGGTCTTGATGCAGTTGATAGCGAGCACAGTATGTTGTGGGATAGCAGGTGTGTCAACATCATGCGTGAAGGGTATACACAAAGGAGGGATGGTTCTTCGGCATTCAATACAGGTGTCATATAATTCGCTGTCAGCCTCGAAATGTCCTTGCAGAAAAGATTTGTCAGAGAGGCACATTTGATAGGTCGATCAGGTCGTGCTGGGTTGCCGGAGCTGTTgatcatcctcgtcttcatcatcaaacCGTGCAGGAGCGTGAAGTTCACGTCTTGgtcaatgaagaggagTAGGCTGTTGCTCAGGGACATGGAGTTGCTGACCACCTTCGTTTTCATCGTCCATCTGTGTTGGAGGCCGGCATTCACGTCTCGGATGACGGAGAGCAGGATACTGGCCACTTGGAAAGCGATCAGTGGGAAGTAAATTGGGAGGCTCAGCCTGAGGACTGTCGACAACGTCGGGCGCGATCAGATGTAGAGGGGATGTCGCCAATATCTAAAGTTGTAGTACGTTTACTCATTGTCGTGGAGCGGTGGTAGGAGGTACAGCACTTAATGACAGCACGACATATAGGTAGAGAATCAAGAGAGTAACAGGACGAACGAAGAATGAAAAACGCGACGCGTTTTTGTACCAAGTCGCGTCGATGAAGTGCATGCCTACAGCCGATCACCGCTTGCCttaccttcttcagccaAATTCAAGTAAACGGCGCAGACATTCTAAGTATGCATGCATAGTACCATTAAAAGGGCGGACCTGGAAGCAACTCAGTGTTATAAGTGTCGGTGCTGCAGGACGAGTTTTGATCGAGTAATGTGGAATTAAAAGAGACAAAAAAGGGGGTGTTTCGCGAATATTAGTACAGAAACGCGTGAAAAAGTGGTAAAAAGTGCATGCCTAGAGCGTTTTTGCGCGCGCCTAAAGACACGTCTTCAGCCAGTTTCAACTAAGAGACTGAGGGGTTTATATAATGCATGCATGGTACTGTTGTACGGGCGAGCCTGAGCTGAGTTCAATGGTACAAGTTTGAAAGCCGTACGATGAGTTTTAACCGAGTATTATGGAAATGAAAAACACATAGAAAGTGGGACGTCGGGAGTACTGGTTGCCCGCTAACGCGAGCGATTATTATTAATAAATATAGTTAACCATGTCACTTGATGATTTTGGAATTATTGTTTGTTATTAACATAATGATTAATTAAAAGTTCACATGACCACGTGCACAACAACTGACGAAAAAAGGTCCATATTAAGTGGGGGGAGCGGACAGATCGTTCAAGGCGCCTTTTTCGTCGAGTCCGTCTTTGGCCTTTTGCATTCTCCGTCGAGTGAAGGACTTTCCTATCGTatttgcctttttcttttagGTCCTATACACCTATCTATTCTAGATGGCTCCATGTAAGTCCTTAATTACCCATAACATTTCATTGCTGACTATTTACTTCAGCCCCGGAGGGAGTTACTGTCGTGTATGTACCAACCTTCCATTCTGTCTCTCTCAATACTAACAGGGACGTAGTCTCGGAGCCCAATGGGGTGACGAGGGCAAGGGAAAGCTTGTGGACATCCTTGCCGCTGAGGCGGACATTTGCGCTCGATGTGCCGGTGGTAACAATGCCGGTCACACCATCGTTGTCAGAAATGATAAGGGCGAGAAAACCAGCTATGCCTTCAACCTTTTGCCCAGTGGTATGTGGACTCGTTGCCTTGCTATATACTGCATTTCTCATATCAGCTATTGCAGGGTTGATCAATCCTGAGTGCACCGCGTTCATTGGCTCTGGTGTTGTTGTTCATGTCCCTTCGCTTTTCAATGAGCTCGACACGCTTGAGCGAAAAGGCCTCAAGGTTGCCGGTCGGCTCTTTGTCTCTGATAGGGCTCATCTCGTCATGGGTTTCCACCAGATCGTTGATGGTCTCAAGGAGGTTGAGCTTGGTGGCTCGTCCATTGGCACTACCAGGAAGGGTATCGGACCCGCTTACTCTTCCAAGGCCTCTCGATCTGGTCTTCGTGTCCATCACCTCTTCGACCCTACCTTCCCTGCCAAGTTCAGGAAACTGGTCGAGGGCAGGTTCAAACGATACGGCCACTTCGAGTTCGACACTGAGGGTGAGATTGAGATGTATTTGGTGAGCTAAAACGTGCATACTGTGGATAAAACCATGCTAATGGCTTTTCGTAGGCCTTTGCCGAGCGCCTTCGACCCTTCATCGTGGACGGACCCACCTTCATGCACAATGCTGTGAACTCTGGCAAGCGAGTTCTCGTTGAGGGTGCCAACGCCCTTATGCTTGATCTCGACTATGGTACCTACCCGTTCgttacttcttcttccacctctaTCGGTGGTGTCGTCAGTGGACTCGGTATCTCGCCATTCGCTATCAAGCGTGTCGTCGGTGTCATCAAGGCCTACACTACTCGAGTTGGTGGAGGTCCTTTCCCTACCGAAGATCTTGCTACCGTCGGTGAGACCTTGCAAGAGGTTGGTGCCGAGTACGGTACCGTCActggcagaagaaggcgatgcGGATGGCTCGACTTGGTCGTTATGAAGTACTCCACCATGATCAATGGTTACACTAGTCTCAACCTTACCAAGCTTGATGTTCTTGACGGCTTCGACGAGATCAAGGTCGCCACTGGCTACAAGATTGATGGCGTTGAGGTTGAAGGTTTCCCTGGTGAGTAATAACGTTCAAAATCCGATGAGATTTTCATCTGACAAGTGGGACAGCCGATCTTGACCGACTCGCCAAGGTTGAAGTTCAATATGCCACCCTTCCTGGGTGGAAG includes these proteins:
- a CDS encoding hypothetical protein (Match to ESTs gb|CF189663.1|CF189663, gb|CF189245.1|CF189245, gb|CF186743.1|CF186743; HMMPfam hit to NAD_kinase, ATP-NAD kinase, score: 162.1, E(): 1.2e-45), coding for MLKLLRSPRQSALYLRESRRSIHYLRDLPVSPPSQLTSKPRLVPCEPLIGDSSAMGAAKFPPAAHQLKKWTTEPTTLLLIQKRNDPRTTAAMGFILSHIQEHYPHLRLIVEPHTAMDHPSFDNLIVASPGDQALLPLHTSLVLTLGGDGTILHVSNLFSQGECPPVLSFSMGSLGFLLPFHISALSTALENTLKGPVSVLNRMRLACKPIAVDGDPLNRCTENVSEAGWQVMNEVALHRGRNTHLTVVDTYFDGQHLTEAVADGILLSTPTGSTAYSLSAGGPISHPETDAFLLTPIAPRSLSFRTVILPGRGEVRLEISPLARSPAELSIDGKGVCLLNAKESVIISRSPFPIPCVERSGNESGWVKDINSLLQFNVGFKNKSLMGHSS
- a CDS encoding hypothetical protein (Match to ESTs gb|CF187527.1|CF187527, gb|CF194750.1|CF194750, gb|CF194749.1|CF194749; HMMPfam hit to Adenylsucc_synt, Adenylosuccinate synthetase, score: 869.2, E(): 1.7e-258) — its product is MAPSPEGVTVVLGAQWGDEGKGKLVDILAAEADICARCAGGNNAGHTIVVRNDKGEKTSYAFNLLPSGLINPECTAFIGSGVVVHVPSLFNELDTLERKGLKVAGRLFVSDRAHLVMGFHQIVDGLKEVELGGSSIGTTRKGIGPAYSSKASRSGLRVHHLFDPTFPAKFRKLVEGRFKRYGHFEFDTEGEIEMYLAFAERLRPFIVDGPTFMHNAVNSGKRVLVEGANALMLDLDYGTYPFVTSSSTSIGGVVSGLGISPFAIKRVVGVIKAYTTRVGGGPFPTEDLATVGETLQEVGAEYGTVTGRRRRCGWLDLVVMKYSTMINGYTSLNLTKLDVLDGFDEIKVATGYKIDGVEVEGFPADLDRLAKVEVQYATLPGWKTDISNCKTYQEFPENAKAYIKFIEDYLGVKVQYVGVGPGRDQNVIIF